Proteins encoded together in one Telopea speciosissima isolate NSW1024214 ecotype Mountain lineage chromosome 4, Tspe_v1, whole genome shotgun sequence window:
- the LOC122658590 gene encoding formin-like protein 6, whose translation MRDPLLTLILLLSLVLSSSSVCLSSGNPGIQSQIGGDGNRRILHQPLFPVETTPPPVDEPPPANPVIPGPDEPFFPEVPTGQSPVQTQTTPPVPPANVSSSVVPATAAQPISPTKKVAIAISVGIVTLGMLSAFAFFLYRHRVRHRPESQKLVGGDGENNSQRFAQEPTGPNSDLLYLGTIEPSDRRSGVAGAGEEVNGVVDSPYHKLSPIRMSELHRPSPELHPLPPLSRAPPHKTSPPPPAMSSDEETFYYTPQGSAVENGHGTAESPWVSAPRQVWPKISSHASTATKSPSFGTSSTSSTSTPHSRRSSPKSRLSISSSPEVKRLIASSISMQPPPPPPPPPPLPPPPPPPPPQQLRARNNQPETPSPPKGIRKVPSPLSLTPNLKLSAPINDPSPQASKTPVPRPPPPAISTKVLPSETNVQVTPVRPSPKPQPQMSSPKVTTTSTEKPASIAEVTQNGDSSTERLNGGGDTDGSNKPKLKPLHWDKVRATSDRAMVWDQMKSSSFHLNEDMIESLFGCNATNTIHKEATRKSVLPPMERENRVLDPKKSQNIAILLRALNVTRDEVSEALLDGNPEALGAELLESLVKMAPTKEEELKLRDYSGDISKLGSAERFLKAVLDIPFAFKRVDAMLYRANFETEVKYLRKTFETLEAACEELKNSRLFLKLLEAVLRTGNRMNVGTNRGDARAFKLETLLKLVDVKGTDGKTTLLHFVVQEIIRSEGAGSDPPLENLPNKMHPKVEEDFKKQGLQVVAGLGRELENVKKAAGMDSDVLSSYVSKLEMGLDKVKLVIQYEKSNAQGKFFEAMRLFLNEAEEEILRVKADERKALCLVKEVTEYFHGDAAKEEAHPFRIFVIVRDFLSVLHQVCKEVGKIHERTIVGSSRSFRMSANVSLPVLNRFNTRQQHGSSDDESSSP comes from the exons ATGAGAGATCCTCTTCTCACTCTTATCCTGCTATTGTCATTggttctatcttcttcttctgtatgTCTTTCTAGTGGAAACCCTGGAATCCAAAGTCAAATCGGCGGTGATGGTAACAGGAGAATTCTGCATCAGCCGTTGTTTCCAGTGGAGACGACACCTCCACCGGTGGATGAGCCACCTCCGGCAAATCCGGTAATCCCAGGTCCAGACGAGCCGTTCTTCCCCGAAGTCCCCACAGGGCAGAGCCCCGTTCAGACACAGACCACTCCTCCAGTTCCTCCTGCCAATGTCTCTTCTTCGGTTGTGCCAGCGACGGCGGCTCAGCCTATTAGCCCGACCAAGAAAGTTGCAATTGCAATCTCGGTTGGGATTGTGACATTGGGTATGCTGTCAGCATTTGCCTTCTTTTTGTACCGACACCGGGTGAGACATCGGCCTGAGTCTCAGAAGCTAGTTGGTGGCGATGGTGAGAACAACTCTCAGAGATTCGCGCAAGAACCAACGGGGCCAAACTCTGACTTGCTCTACCTGGGAACAATAGAGCCTTCGGATCGAAGAAGCGGCGTTGCAGGCGCTGGTGAGGAGGTAAATGGGGTGGTTGATTCCCCTTACCACAAGCTCAGCCCCATCCGAATGTCAGAGCTTCACCGTCCGAGCCCTGAACTTCATCCCTTACCCCCACTGAGCAGGGCTCCACCACACAAaacttctcctcctcctccagccATGTCGTCTGACGAGGAGACATTCTACTACACACCTCAAGGTTCAGCGGTTGAGAATGGCCATGGTACTGCTGAGAGCCCTTGGGTATCTGCCCCGCGTCAGGTTTGGCCAAAGATCAGTTCCCATGCGAGCACTGCCACCAAAAGTCCAAGCTTTGGTACTAGTTCTACTTCTTCTACTTCCACGCCTCACTCTCGAAGATCTTCTCCCAAATCACgtctttctatttcttcttctcccgaAGTGAAGCGTCTCATTGCGTCATCGATATCAATGcagccgccgccgccgccgcctcctcctccaccacttcctccaccaccgccgccgccaccaccacaaCAGCTACGAGCTCGAAATAATCAGCCCGAAACGCCATCACCTCCCAAGGGCATAAGGAAAGTTCCATCACCTCTTTCCCTGACACCAAACTTGAAGCTTTCTGCGCCAATAAATGATCCATCCCCACAAGCATCTAAGACTCCGGTCCCACGTCCACCACCCCCAGCAATATCAACCAAAGTACTGCCTTCGGAAACAAATGTCCAAGTGACACCGGTTCGTCCATCGCCCAAGCCCCAACCTCAGATGTCTAGCCCAAAGGTCACCACCACATCGACGGAGAAACCGGCATCGATTGCAGAGGTCACCCAGAATGGTGACAGTTCTACCGAGCGCCTCAATGGTGGAGGTGATACGGATGGATCCAACAAGCCCAAGTTGAAGCCCTTGCATTGGGATAAAGTACGGGCTACTTCAGATCGAGCCATGGTGTGGGACCAGATGAAATCAAGCTCATTTCA TTTGAATGAGGACATGATAGAGAGTCTTTTCGGCTGCAACGCTACCAATACGATTCATAAAGAAGCGACCAGAAAATCAGTTCTTCCTCCCATGGAACGGGAGAACAGAGTACTGGACCCTAAGAAGTCACAGAACATTGCGATACTTTTAAGGGCATTAAACGTAACACGAGATGAAGTGTCCGAAGCACTGCTAGATG GTAATCCAGAAGCTTTAGGTGCTGAGCTTTTGGAATCTCTGGTGAAGATGGCTCcgaccaaagaagaagaactaaagCTGAGAGACTATAGTGGTGACATATCAAAACTGGGGTCTGCAGAGCGATTTCTGAAGGCTGTGCTTGATATACCATTTGCCTTTAAAAGAGTTGATGCAATGCTATACAGGGCCAATTTTGAGACAGAGGTGAAATACCTGAGGAAGACTTTTGAAACCCTAGAG GCAGCAtgtgaagaattgaagaacagTCGGCTATTCCTCAAACTCCTGGAAGCTGTACTCAGAACGGGGAACAGAATGAATGTTGGCACCAACCGTGGTGATGCAAGAGCTTTCAAGCTCGAAACACTCTTAAAACTGGTAGATGTCAAAGGAACAGATGGGAAGACAACTTTGCTCCATTTTGTGGTCCAAGAGATTATTAGATCTGAAGGTGCAGGTTCTGATCCTCCACTTGAGAATCTTCCCAACAAAATGCATCCAAAAGTGGAGGAGGATTTCAAGAAGCAAGGATTGCAGGTTGTTGCCGGACTGGGCAGAGAACTTGAGAATGTCAAAAAAGCAGCAGGAATGGATTCAGATGTTCTAAGCAGTTATGTATCAAAACTTGAAATGGGGCTTGATAAAGTCAAGTTAGTTATACAATACGAGAAGTCAAATGCACAGGGAAAGTTCTTTGAGGCCATGAGGCTGTTTCTTAACGAGGCTGAAGAGGAGATCCTTAGGGTCAAGGCTGATGAAAGAAAAGCTCTATGCCTTGTAAAAGAGGTCACAGAATATTTTCATGGAGATGCAGCAAAGGAGGAGGCTCATCCTTTCAGAATCTTTGTAATTGTAAGAGATTTCCTCTCAGTGTTGCATCAGGTATGCAAGGAAGTGGGAAAAATACATGAGAGAACAATTGTGGGTTCTTCCAGATCCTTCCGGATGTCTGCAAATGTTTCATTACCAGTCCTTAACAGATTCAATACAAGACAGCAGCATGGAAGTTCAGATGATGAAAGCTCATCTCCATAA
- the LOC122658593 gene encoding BTB/POZ and TAZ domain-containing protein 4-like, which translates to MNCEVSPEADKKNSPEAPPFPNFMTYGYYRKTLVVNGVPLRGYTCVPAATQDLWKRLFSEGYKADVSIQTDNSVVINAHASILGMASPVMKCMLKHSRGRGRRRSISIQGVPHQAVQVFIRFLYSSCYEKEDMKKYGLHLLVLSHVFVVPQLKRVCEQKLEQNLLTVENVVDIFQLSLLCDAPRLTLFCHRLILKRFKNVCATEGWRVMKQSHPRLEKELLESVVEADSRKQERAKKLEERKMYMQLYEAMEALVHICKDGCRTIGPHDKVLKGDQAPCGFAACKGLELLIRHFAGCKMRVPGGCIHCKRMWQILELHSRLCAKPDVCRVPLCRNFKERLQLQNKKDNMKWEKLAEKILSSKSIGGGPFFSLANTV; encoded by the exons ATGAACTGTGAAGTATCTCCTGAAGCTGACAAGAAGAATTCCCCCGAGGCACCTCCATTTCCTAATTTTATGACTTATGGTTATTATCGAAAGACATTGGTGGTAAATGGAGTACCATTAAGGGGATACACATGCGTTCCAGCAGCAACTCAAGATTTGTGGAAACGTCTCTTCAGTGAAGGTTATAAAGCAGATGTTTCTATCCAGACTGATAACAGTGTTGTCATTAATGCACATGCTAGCATTCTT GGCATGGCTTCTCCTGTGATGAAGTGCATGTTGAAGCACTCAAGAGGTCGTGGTCGACGGCGATCAATCTCCATCCAGGGTGTCCCACATCAGGCAGTCCAAGTCTTCATTCGCTTTTTGTACTCTTCATG CTATGAAAAAGAAGATATGAAAAAATATGGTTTGCACTTGTTGGTGTTGTCACATGTGTTTGTGGTTCCCCAGTTGAAGAGAGTGTGTGAGCAGAAACTAGAGCAGAATTTGCTCACTGTGGAGAATGTAGTTGACATCTTCCAGCTTTCACTTCTCTGTGATGCACCTCGACTCACCCTTTTTTGTCACCGTCTGATCCTAAAGAGGTTCAAGAATGTTTGTGCAACTGAAGGATGGAGAGTGATGAAGCAAAGCCACCCAAGGCTTGAGAAGGAACTGTTAGAGTCAGTGGTTGAAGCTGATTCG AGGAAACAAGAAAGGGCAAAAAAGCTTGAAGAGAGGAAGATGTACATGCAATTATACGAGGCAATGGAAGCACTTGTTCATATATGCAAAGATGGATGTCGGACTATTGGTCCCCATGACAAGGTTTTGAAAGGAGACCAAGCGCCTTGTGGTTTTGCAGCATGCAAGGGGCTAGAATTGCTCATCCGTCACTTTGCAGGTTGCAAGATGCGGGTCCCTGGTGGTTGTATCCATTGCAAGAGAATGTGGCAGATCCTGGAACTACATTCACGCCTCTGTGCTAAACCTGATGTGTGTAGGGTTCCATTGTGCAG GAATTTTAAGGAGAGATTGCAACTACAGAACAAGAAGGACAATATGAAGTGGGAAAAATTGGCGGAAAAGATCCTGAGTTCGAAGAGCATTGGTGGAGGACCATTTTTTTCATTGGCAAATACTGTCTGA